A region from the uncultured Draconibacterium sp. genome encodes:
- a CDS encoding adenylyltransferase/cytidyltransferase family protein — MFKSKIFKDFESFYPLLSIWKGSNNTIVFTNGCFDLIHNGHVDSLHKSAAFGTKLIVGLNSDVSVKLLKGENRPILNEQARAEVLAAFGCVDAVILFDEETPAEIIAKIIPDVLVKGAQYEIHEIAGHDTVLNNGGKVETLELIEGISTSEIIERIKKL, encoded by the coding sequence ATGTTTAAATCAAAGATTTTTAAGGATTTTGAATCGTTTTATCCACTGCTATCCATTTGGAAAGGAAGCAACAATACCATCGTTTTTACCAACGGATGTTTCGATCTTATTCATAACGGGCACGTTGATTCGCTGCATAAATCGGCAGCATTTGGCACCAAATTGATTGTTGGATTAAACTCCGATGTTTCGGTAAAACTATTAAAAGGCGAAAATCGCCCCATTTTAAACGAGCAGGCGCGTGCCGAAGTGCTGGCTGCCTTCGGATGTGTTGATGCGGTAATTCTTTTTGATGAAGAAACGCCGGCCGAGATTATTGCAAAGATCATCCCCGACGTTTTGGTGAAAGGCGCCCAATACGAAATTCATGAAATTGCCGGCCACGATACCGTATTGAACAACGGCGGAAAGGTGGAAACACTGGAATTGATAGAAGGGATCTCCACCAGCGAAATTATTGAACGAATAAAAAAATTGTAA
- the radA gene encoding DNA repair protein RadA → MAKTKTIYTCQNCGAQSPKWLGKCSTCNEWNTYVEEIVEKKQSTGKLSVQISGNQPITLENIEMARTQRISVGIEEFNRVLGGGIVPGSLILLGGDPGIGKSTLALQLALGLNGKKILYISGEESLQQIKLRAERLSNSQSNCLFLSETSLEHIIAQSEQAKPELLIIDSIQTISTELIESSPGSVGQVRECTSAILKFAKKNHVAVVLIGHITKEGSLAGPKVLEHMVDTVLQFEGDTNYMYRILRSNKNRFGSTNELGIFEMRSDGLREITNPSEQLISKVSDDVSGTAIAATVEGVRPFLIEIQALVSSAAYGTPQRSSTGFDLRRLNMLLAVLEKRAGFKLIAKDVFLNIAGGLKINDPATDLAVICSILSSNIDIAINHKICFAGEVGLTGEIRAVSRIEQRIAEAAKLGFTRIYVPSLNKGFDASKFKIDIVKVSRVEEVFKTIFA, encoded by the coding sequence ATGGCAAAAACAAAAACCATATACACCTGTCAGAATTGCGGCGCACAATCGCCAAAATGGTTAGGGAAATGCTCTACCTGCAACGAGTGGAACACCTACGTTGAGGAGATTGTAGAAAAGAAACAATCTACCGGTAAACTTTCGGTGCAGATTTCAGGAAACCAACCCATAACGCTCGAGAATATTGAAATGGCCCGGACCCAACGCATTTCGGTCGGTATTGAAGAATTTAACCGTGTTTTGGGAGGCGGAATCGTTCCCGGCTCGCTGATACTTTTAGGTGGCGATCCCGGAATTGGAAAATCAACGCTGGCGCTGCAGCTGGCACTGGGGTTAAACGGTAAAAAGATATTATACATCTCAGGCGAGGAGAGCCTGCAACAAATAAAATTGCGCGCCGAACGTTTGAGCAACTCCCAAAGCAACTGCCTTTTTTTAAGCGAAACTTCGCTGGAACATATTATCGCACAAAGCGAGCAGGCAAAACCGGAGTTGCTGATTATCGACTCCATTCAAACCATTTCAACCGAACTGATTGAGTCGTCGCCCGGCTCGGTTGGGCAGGTTCGCGAGTGTACTTCGGCAATTCTAAAGTTTGCCAAAAAAAATCATGTGGCCGTGGTACTTATCGGGCACATTACAAAAGAAGGCAGTCTTGCCGGACCAAAAGTGCTGGAACACATGGTCGACACGGTTTTGCAGTTTGAAGGCGATACCAATTATATGTACCGCATTTTGCGCTCGAACAAAAACCGCTTTGGCTCCACCAACGAACTCGGCATTTTTGAAATGCGCAGCGACGGGTTGCGCGAAATCACCAATCCTTCAGAGCAATTAATTTCAAAAGTAAGCGACGATGTTAGCGGAACAGCCATTGCAGCAACCGTTGAAGGTGTGCGCCCTTTCCTGATCGAAATTCAGGCACTGGTAAGTTCGGCGGCTTACGGCACACCACAGCGCTCATCAACCGGTTTTGATTTACGACGCCTGAACATGTTGTTGGCAGTTCTGGAGAAACGGGCAGGTTTTAAACTCATTGCCAAAGACGTGTTCCTAAATATTGCCGGCGGGCTAAAAATTAACGATCCTGCTACCGATCTGGCAGTAATTTGTTCCATTCTTTCGTCGAATATCGACATTGCCATTAACCACAAAATATGTTTTGCCGGTGAGGTTGGATTAACCGGAGAAATTCGTGCCGTAAGCCGCATAGAGCAGCGCATTGCAGAAGCCGCAAAACTGGGTTTTACGCGTATTTATGTACCATCGCTCAACAAAGGTTTCGATGCATCTAAGTTTAAAATCGACATTGTTAAAGTAAGCCGCGTTGAAGAAGTGTTTAAAACCATTTTCGCTTAA
- a CDS encoding DUF4296 domain-containing protein, with amino-acid sequence MKKAFLILFALVFAFIACEEEVITKPEHLLKEKRMIEMLVDVHLAEATYTQFRYDSIMLNNSSENFYYSVLDKHAVTDSVFEQSLVYYASKPKDFEKMYRKVMSRLSEIEQERSGRKEELLKFEEEKQ; translated from the coding sequence ATGAAAAAGGCTTTTCTCATATTATTCGCACTGGTTTTCGCATTTATTGCTTGCGAAGAAGAAGTAATAACCAAACCCGAACACCTGCTAAAAGAAAAAAGGATGATTGAAATGCTGGTGGATGTTCATCTGGCAGAAGCTACCTACACCCAGTTCAGGTACGATTCCATCATGCTCAATAACAGCTCCGAAAATTTCTACTATTCGGTACTCGATAAACATGCCGTGACCGATTCTGTTTTCGAACAATCGCTGGTTTATTACGCCAGTAAACCAAAAGACTTTGAAAAAATGTACCGCAAGGTAATGAGTCGTTTAAGCGAGATTGAACAAGAACGATCGGGACGTAAAGAGGAGCTTCTGAAATTTGAAGAAGAAAAACAATAA
- a CDS encoding amidohydrolase family protein, which yields MRKIAATYVFPGNGSIIKNGILVCNDKGTILEILDRGANFKEEAGVEFYSGILVPGFVNTHCHLELSHLQNKIPKKEGIGNFLQQIHSLRKTESSSEKVMQISDRKMWAAGIAAVGDISNTDASLPIKAKSKIYYHTFIEVFGFHPTRAERAFLKAQEILSKFEKSRLSASIVPHSGYSVSPELFKKVQQHTFKKESLFCIHNQESKAESAFFLSGTGAIAKHFSDNLNLETNHWQPTEKSSLQSILQFIPKNNQLLLVHNTHTTKEDIEAIKQHRKLADTYFVLCPNSNLFIENEIPNLQLFREEKLNICLGTDSLASNSQLSILQEIQVLQQNFPEIKLDELITWSCLNGARALQIENAFGSFDKGKTPGVNLITGIDFKTMKLRSNAKVKRLL from the coding sequence GTGAGGAAAATCGCCGCTACATACGTCTTCCCCGGAAATGGCTCTATAATAAAAAACGGAATTTTAGTTTGCAACGATAAAGGAACAATACTCGAAATCCTGGATCGGGGCGCCAACTTTAAAGAAGAAGCCGGTGTTGAATTTTATAGTGGCATTTTAGTACCCGGTTTTGTAAACACACATTGCCATTTAGAGCTATCGCACCTGCAAAACAAAATCCCCAAGAAAGAAGGGATAGGCAATTTCTTACAGCAGATTCATTCTTTACGCAAGACTGAGAGCAGCTCGGAAAAGGTAATGCAGATAAGCGATCGGAAAATGTGGGCTGCAGGCATTGCCGCAGTTGGCGATATATCAAATACAGATGCTTCGTTACCAATAAAAGCAAAAAGCAAAATTTACTACCATACTTTTATTGAAGTTTTTGGTTTTCACCCAACAAGAGCCGAGCGCGCCTTTTTAAAAGCCCAAGAAATTCTATCGAAATTTGAGAAATCCCGACTTTCTGCATCCATCGTTCCGCATTCAGGCTATTCCGTTTCGCCCGAGCTTTTTAAAAAAGTACAGCAGCATACATTTAAAAAAGAAAGCCTGTTCTGCATCCATAACCAGGAAAGCAAAGCCGAATCAGCGTTTTTTTTATCGGGTACGGGAGCAATCGCCAAACATTTTAGCGACAATTTAAATCTTGAAACCAATCATTGGCAGCCTACAGAAAAATCTTCTTTACAATCAATATTACAATTTATTCCGAAAAACAATCAGCTGCTGTTGGTACACAATACACATACTACCAAAGAAGATATTGAAGCAATAAAACAGCACCGAAAACTGGCCGACACCTATTTTGTTCTATGTCCAAATTCCAATCTGTTTATCGAGAATGAAATCCCGAACCTTCAGCTTTTTCGCGAAGAAAAACTGAATATCTGTTTGGGAACCGACAGCCTTGCCTCCAACTCCCAGCTTTCCATATTGCAGGAAATTCAAGTTCTTCAGCAAAATTTTCCTGAGATTAAACTGGATGAACTGATTACATGGTCGTGCCTGAATGGTGCCCGGGCACTTCAAATTGAAAATGCCTTTGGCTCTTTTGACAAAGGAAAAACCCCCGGTGTAAACCTGATAACAGGAATCGATTTCAAGACCATGAAACTAAGATCCAACGCAAAAGTTAAACGTTTGCTGTAG
- the dusB gene encoding tRNA dihydrouridine synthase DusB, whose amino-acid sequence MIKIGKIELEGTPLFLAPMEDVTYKSFRLMCKKFGADVMYTEFVSSEALVRNIDKTKQKMHLYDFDRPVAIQIYGHNIDSMVRAAQVAEEFEPDFIDINYGCPMKKIVRHGAGSAMLKDLPKMQQMTAEIVKAVKTPVTAKTRLGWSAGNTPIVEVAERLQDAGVQALAVHGRTREQLYTGEADWTLIGEVKNNPRIQIPIIGNGDINSGKKAKQLLNQTGVDALMIGRGAIGRPWLFREVKHYLQTGEELPQPTVNEVVEILKEQLRLNLEWRNERSGILMMRRHFAKYFPGLPNFRELKVKLLRAETNEEIHHTLEKITEEYGNYSLDFSNASLK is encoded by the coding sequence ATGATAAAAATTGGCAAAATAGAACTGGAAGGCACTCCGCTGTTTTTGGCACCGATGGAAGACGTTACCTATAAATCGTTTAGGCTGATGTGCAAAAAATTTGGTGCCGATGTAATGTATACCGAATTTGTTTCGTCGGAGGCACTGGTGCGTAATATTGATAAAACAAAACAAAAAATGCACCTCTATGATTTTGATCGTCCGGTTGCTATTCAGATTTATGGCCACAATATCGATTCGATGGTAAGGGCAGCGCAAGTGGCTGAAGAGTTTGAGCCCGATTTTATCGATATTAATTATGGGTGCCCAATGAAAAAGATAGTTCGGCATGGCGCTGGCTCGGCCATGTTAAAGGATTTGCCCAAAATGCAACAAATGACTGCAGAAATTGTAAAGGCGGTAAAAACTCCTGTTACCGCCAAAACACGTCTGGGCTGGTCGGCCGGCAATACCCCAATTGTTGAAGTAGCCGAGCGCTTGCAGGATGCCGGGGTTCAGGCACTGGCCGTACATGGCCGTACACGCGAGCAATTGTATACCGGCGAAGCTGACTGGACACTGATTGGTGAGGTAAAAAACAATCCCCGAATACAGATTCCGATTATCGGGAATGGTGATATCAACAGCGGTAAAAAGGCGAAACAACTGCTCAACCAAACCGGCGTTGACGCCCTGATGATTGGCCGTGGAGCCATAGGGCGCCCCTGGCTGTTCCGCGAGGTAAAACACTACCTGCAAACAGGGGAAGAATTGCCACAACCTACGGTTAACGAAGTAGTTGAAATTTTAAAAGAACAACTGCGTTTAAACCTGGAATGGCGCAACGAGCGATCGGGGATTTTAATGATGCGCCGACATTTTGCAAAATACTTCCCGGGATTACCAAATTTCAGGGAGCTGAAAGTGAAGCTTTTGCGCGCCGAAACCAATGAAGAGATACACCATACTCTGGAAAAAATTACCGAAGAATACGGAAATTATTCCCTCGATTTTTCAAATGCCAGCTTAAAATAG
- a CDS encoding DUF1232 domain-containing protein, with amino-acid sequence MDKKYSQHFSEKSLWDKLKQFGKTAGVKVVYAVLLLLYTFQDKGVSTKTKLSIAAALGYFILPTDAIIDLTPIIGYSDDLGVLLFTLSAVATSITPEIKEKARKKAHEWFGAIDPRELNDIDNQTF; translated from the coding sequence ATGGACAAAAAATATTCACAGCACTTTTCAGAAAAATCGCTTTGGGATAAATTAAAGCAATTTGGCAAAACTGCAGGTGTAAAGGTGGTTTATGCCGTATTGCTGTTGCTTTATACTTTCCAGGATAAAGGAGTAAGCACCAAAACCAAGCTAAGCATTGCGGCAGCATTGGGTTATTTTATTTTGCCAACCGATGCAATTATAGACCTGACACCTATAATTGGCTACAGCGATGATTTGGGCGTATTGTTATTCACGCTGTCGGCTGTGGCTACCAGTATTACCCCCGAAATTAAGGAGAAAGCCCGTAAAAAAGCACACGAATGGTTTGGCGCAATTGACCCCCGGGAACTCAACGATATTGATAATCAGACATTTTAA
- a CDS encoding sulfite exporter TauE/SafE family protein yields MLELDFTFLQWILLACCGMLVGMSKVGVPGVSMLVVPTLALIFGGKASTGVLLPMLMMADIFGVGYYHRHAEWRYLWKLLPWAFIGIAIALWVGEVVNDIWFKNIIAILVFLCIGLMLWRDRKKGQNLFPDTWWFAASMGILGGFATMIGNVAGPIFAIYLLAMHLPKNSFIGTGAWFFLILNFSKFPLHIFVWKTINWSTLSLNLLLLPAIAIGAFTGIKLVQRISDKLYRAAVIIVTALSAFLLLI; encoded by the coding sequence ATGCTCGAACTCGATTTTACCTTTCTGCAATGGATTTTGTTGGCTTGCTGCGGCATGCTTGTTGGCATGTCAAAAGTTGGTGTACCCGGCGTATCGATGCTGGTAGTGCCAACACTTGCTTTAATTTTTGGCGGTAAAGCCTCAACTGGCGTTTTGCTCCCAATGTTAATGATGGCCGATATTTTTGGCGTGGGGTATTACCACCGACATGCCGAATGGCGTTACCTGTGGAAACTATTACCCTGGGCATTTATAGGAATTGCCATTGCACTTTGGGTAGGCGAAGTAGTAAACGACATCTGGTTTAAAAATATTATAGCCATTTTGGTATTTCTATGCATTGGTCTTATGCTGTGGCGCGACCGCAAAAAAGGACAAAACCTATTTCCTGATACCTGGTGGTTTGCCGCCTCAATGGGTATTTTGGGCGGTTTCGCAACAATGATTGGAAATGTGGCAGGACCAATTTTTGCCATTTACCTGCTAGCTATGCATTTGCCCAAAAACAGCTTTATTGGTACGGGAGCCTGGTTTTTCCTTATCCTTAATTTTTCGAAATTCCCCTTACATATTTTTGTTTGGAAAACCATTAACTGGAGCACCTTGTCGCTTAACCTTTTACTCTTACCGGCCATTGCAATTGGAGCTTTCACCGGAATTAAACTGGTTCAGAGAATCTCGGATAAACTCTACCGGGCAGCTGTAATTATTGTTACTGCTTTATCAGCTTTTTTACTTTTAATATAA
- a CDS encoding class I SAM-dependent methyltransferase — MEQLQHFFTNKPVRTLLDIGTGTGNFIAVLKKVFDNHVQILGVDPDEASLEEAAKIYPEATFKSMPGEKLAFADSTFDVASISMALHHLPNIQLTLKEMQRVVKPHGWIIVNELFSDNLNAAQEVHKKMHHFRSSIDRMNGVCHNETFTRKEIMEQIEASGLTISIAFDHDIELKSPSPAEISTRMQKLTEMLEQSSSHPDYEKMKIQLPEIELSLKKHGFQMATRVVVVSQVNK; from the coding sequence ATGGAACAACTGCAACACTTTTTTACCAACAAGCCTGTTAGAACTCTTCTTGATATTGGCACAGGAACCGGCAATTTTATCGCGGTATTAAAAAAAGTTTTTGATAACCATGTGCAAATTCTTGGTGTCGATCCGGATGAAGCCTCGCTTGAAGAAGCAGCTAAAATATACCCCGAAGCAACTTTTAAATCCATGCCAGGAGAGAAACTTGCTTTTGCCGATTCAACTTTTGATGTTGCCAGTATTTCAATGGCTTTGCACCACCTGCCCAACATTCAGCTAACCTTAAAAGAAATGCAACGGGTAGTAAAACCCCACGGATGGATTATCGTTAATGAGTTGTTTAGCGATAATTTAAACGCCGCTCAGGAAGTTCATAAAAAAATGCACCATTTCCGGAGTTCCATCGACCGAATGAATGGCGTATGCCACAACGAAACTTTTACCCGAAAAGAAATTATGGAGCAAATAGAAGCATCGGGGCTTACTATTTCTATTGCTTTCGACCATGACATAGAATTGAAGTCTCCCTCGCCGGCAGAAATTTCAACACGTATGCAAAAGTTAACAGAAATGCTGGAGCAAAGTAGTAGCCACCCCGACTATGAAAAAATGAAAATCCAACTCCCTGAGATTGAATTGAGCCTAAAGAAGCACGGGTTTCAAATGGCTACGCGAGTAGTAGTGGTTTCGCAAGTAAATAAGTAA
- a CDS encoding FKBP-type peptidyl-prolyl cis-trans isomerase has protein sequence MARREKKSRSKGSAGNNRKTGEDFLHQNKQKKEVHETDSGLQYLVVDEQTGTKPAIYDTVKIHQRALLLDGKILEDTYRQNQPDEVKIEELIEGLQEGLPMMSVGCRYKFWVPADLAWGRKGTGNKIPPNAVLCFDIRLVQIC, from the coding sequence ATGGCACGACGGGAAAAAAAATCCCGAAGCAAGGGATCAGCGGGGAATAACAGAAAAACAGGCGAAGATTTTCTGCACCAGAACAAGCAAAAAAAGGAGGTGCATGAAACAGATAGTGGCTTGCAGTATTTGGTTGTTGATGAGCAAACAGGCACCAAACCTGCTATTTACGATACCGTAAAAATACACCAACGCGCCCTGTTACTAGATGGGAAAATACTGGAAGATACCTACCGCCAAAACCAACCCGACGAAGTTAAAATTGAGGAACTAATAGAAGGTCTTCAAGAGGGCTTGCCCATGATGAGTGTAGGCTGCCGTTATAAATTTTGGGTGCCGGCTGATCTGGCCTGGGGCCGAAAAGGAACAGGTAATAAAATCCCCCCTAATGCAGTATTATGTTTTGACATTCGTTTGGTGCAAATCTGCTAG
- a CDS encoding SurA N-terminal domain-containing protein, whose translation MATLQKIRTKAGLLVAIVIGVSLAAFILGDLLQGGSSMFQRNRLEIGVIDGESIQYPEFQQEVEELGEIFKQNYGQSQLDDNTWAQVREQAWQRKISSIVMGEAYEDLGIAVSSDELFDMLQGSNPHQIVRQIFSNPETGQFDRSAVVRFLKNLETGVAPEQRAYWLNLEQQIVEERTQSKYSNMVAKGMYVTGEQAETSANAGSKSVNFDYIALPHSTVTDEEITLTDKDLRAYYNAHQDDYKSEKSRRIEYIAFPVEPSEKDFADAEEWISDIKAELEATENTIQFVNSNSDIDFNDAWDKKDDLPEAIGVWVFDEGAEVGAVYGPYKDGEAFSLAKLYKSEMMPDSVEARHILLQVSSQAELIAAQQLADSLKTAIESGADFAALARENSTDQGSAINGGDLGWFQRGQMVKPFENAAFNNTTDSVTIVATQFGIHLVQTTKRGKLTRQVQVAYLTRNVVPSTKTYQDVYAQASQFAGENTSYEEFNTAANEQGLTKRVANVGENDRTIIGLENPRQLIRAAYEANVNDILLNNQESQIFELGDNFVIAVLTSATDEGVASFEAVKSRVELAVTKEKKAALLVEKAKAALSGSADLAAAATSLEVEVQSASNVNFNSFSVPGIGLEPAVVGTVTTLDVDKVSEPIAGNNGVYVVMVTSVNEGIGGDVATEKMRLAQTNAYRVSSQVFNAHRNAVEIEDNRAKFY comes from the coding sequence ATGGCAACGTTACAAAAAATTAGAACGAAAGCAGGATTACTGGTAGCAATTGTAATCGGTGTTTCATTGGCCGCGTTTATCCTTGGCGATTTGTTACAAGGAGGTTCGTCGATGTTTCAAAGAAACCGCTTAGAGATTGGAGTAATTGATGGTGAATCTATTCAGTATCCTGAATTTCAGCAAGAAGTAGAAGAGTTAGGAGAGATATTCAAACAAAACTATGGGCAGTCGCAGTTAGACGACAACACATGGGCTCAGGTTCGCGAACAGGCCTGGCAAAGAAAAATTTCAAGCATTGTTATGGGCGAAGCCTATGAGGATCTTGGAATTGCCGTTAGTTCTGACGAGTTGTTCGATATGCTTCAGGGATCGAATCCTCACCAAATTGTTCGTCAAATATTCAGCAACCCTGAAACCGGTCAGTTCGATCGTTCGGCAGTTGTTCGTTTCCTGAAAAACCTGGAAACGGGAGTAGCTCCTGAGCAGCGTGCATACTGGTTAAATCTTGAACAACAGATTGTTGAAGAGCGTACCCAGAGTAAATATTCAAACATGGTTGCTAAAGGAATGTATGTAACTGGCGAGCAGGCAGAAACCAGTGCTAACGCCGGAAGCAAATCGGTAAATTTCGATTACATTGCTTTACCGCACAGTACAGTTACTGATGAAGAAATTACACTGACAGATAAGGATTTAAGAGCTTATTACAACGCGCACCAAGACGATTATAAATCGGAAAAGAGTCGACGTATCGAGTATATTGCTTTTCCGGTAGAGCCATCAGAAAAAGACTTTGCTGATGCAGAGGAATGGATTTCAGATATTAAAGCTGAACTGGAAGCAACAGAAAATACTATTCAGTTTGTAAATTCAAACTCCGACATCGACTTTAACGATGCGTGGGACAAAAAAGACGACCTGCCGGAAGCAATTGGCGTCTGGGTTTTTGATGAGGGAGCTGAAGTTGGTGCCGTTTATGGCCCGTACAAAGATGGTGAAGCATTTTCTTTGGCCAAGTTGTACAAATCGGAAATGATGCCCGACTCGGTTGAAGCACGTCATATTTTATTGCAGGTTAGTTCACAGGCAGAATTGATTGCTGCTCAGCAATTGGCCGATAGCTTAAAAACTGCTATTGAAAGTGGTGCTGACTTTGCAGCTTTAGCGCGCGAAAACTCAACAGATCAGGGATCGGCTATTAATGGTGGCGACCTTGGATGGTTCCAGCGTGGCCAAATGGTAAAACCTTTTGAAAATGCAGCTTTCAATAATACTACCGACAGTGTAACAATCGTTGCTACACAATTCGGAATTCACCTGGTACAAACAACAAAACGCGGAAAGCTTACCCGCCAGGTGCAAGTGGCTTACCTTACCCGTAATGTGGTGCCAAGTACAAAAACGTACCAGGATGTTTACGCACAAGCCAGCCAGTTTGCCGGCGAAAATACAAGCTACGAAGAGTTTAATACTGCTGCCAATGAACAAGGTCTTACAAAGCGTGTAGCAAATGTAGGCGAAAACGACCGCACAATTATTGGCCTGGAAAATCCACGACAATTGATTAGAGCAGCCTATGAAGCAAACGTGAACGATATTTTGCTGAATAACCAGGAATCGCAGATTTTTGAACTGGGCGACAACTTTGTAATTGCTGTACTAACCAGCGCTACCGATGAAGGTGTAGCTAGCTTTGAAGCTGTAAAATCGCGTGTAGAGTTGGCCGTAACAAAAGAGAAAAAAGCAGCATTACTTGTTGAAAAAGCAAAAGCAGCATTAAGCGGTAGTGCCGATTTAGCCGCTGCTGCAACTTCGCTGGAAGTGGAAGTGCAAAGCGCAAGCAATGTAAACTTTAACTCATTCTCAGTTCCTGGAATTGGGCTGGAGCCAGCAGTTGTTGGAACAGTTACAACGCTTGACGTTGATAAAGTGTCGGAACCAATAGCCGGAAACAATGGTGTTTATGTGGTAATGGTTACTTCAGTAAACGAAGGAATTGGTGGTGATGTAGCTACTGAAAAGATGCGTTTAGCACAAACCAATGCCTACCGCGTTTCGTCGCAGGTGTTTAATGCACACCGTAATGCGGTTGAAATTGAAGATAACAGAGCAAAATTCTATTAG